In the Chromobacterium sp. ATCC 53434 genome, GCCCGAAGCCGGGCTTCTGCGCCTATACCCGCGACAGCCGGCCGCGGCGGCCATAGTCCCGGCCGGCGGCGTTCCACGTGAAACAGGCTGCGTCAGTTGAACGATGATCCGTTCCGGTGGCGGGGAGGATGGCTGGAGACCGGTGGCTGTGCGCCGCCGGGGCGGGAACGCCATCGGGCGGAAACGGCGCCCGGCTGTCCAACCGGGCGCGATGGCGACTACTGCTGGGCGGGTGTCGGCGCCTGTTGAGCGGCCGGCGCGTCTATCATCCGCATATCGTGCAGCGACAGCGGCACGCTGGGCTGCACGACGGCCGTGTCGAACGGGCGGCAATTGGCATCCTGGGCGCTGGCGATGCCGGTGACCAGAAACAGGCCGGCCAATAGGGAGGTATACAGTCTGGACATGGCGGGATCCTTTTTGCTTGTTGACGGATGTGCTGTCCCCTGAGTTTCAGACCCGGTGAGGCGAAAGAAACGCCGGTGGGCACTTCCAGTATCGCCAACGATTCGACTGCTGTTAGTGCGGAAGATTCTCTTTTTTCCTCAATATGTTAATTGGTTTGTCCTGGTCTGGATAAATTGACCGGAGCATGCCGGCGCGAGCAAAAAGCGTCGCGCCGGCGCATCGCCTACATCGGCGGCGGAGGCGGATAGCCGGCGCGCGGCGGCGGATAGGACGGCGCCAGCCGCTGGCCCGGCAGCTGATTGCCCTTGGCGTACATGCATTGCTGGTAGGCGATGTTGTAGCGGGTCTGGGCATCGTAGCCGGCGTAGGCGCCGTTGGAGCCGCCGACGGCGGTGCCGGCCAGCAGGCCCATGCCGGCGCCGACGCCGGCGCCCTGGTGGTTGCCGCCGATCAGCGTGCCGGCCGCCGCGCCGACCACGGTGCCCAGCGCCATATTGGTGGCCAGATTGGTGCTGGACGCCTGGTTGCCGTCGACGCTGTTGCCGGCGGCGTAGGCGCGGCATTGCTGCTCTTCCTGGGCGAACACCTCGAACGGCTTGCCCGGCGCCGGCATCACCGCCACGGTGGGGCCGGTCGGCAGCGTGGTGCAGGCCGCCAGCAGCGGCGGCAGCAACAGCGCGTAATAGCGTGTCTTCATCGCGATTCCTTTCCCGTTATTGCGGCGGCCGCGCCGGCACGGTCTTCCAGCCGCCCGGACATTCGCTGACATACGGGTAGTACTGTTTGGCCGCCCTGCAGTAGTACCAGACCTGGGCCGGTTCCTGCGGCGCGACGGCGACGGGAGGCGCGGCCGGCGCCATCGGCACGGCGGGCGCGAGCGGCACCGGCGCCACGGCGATGACCGGCGGCGCGTACAGGCTGGGATAGGGATAGACCGGCGCGGTATAGAAGTACCAGGCGCCGCCGACGACCCACCACCAGCCCATCCGGCCCTGATAATAGCCGTGGTGCCAGTTGCCGCCGCGCCAGACATTGATGCTGATGTGCGGCGGCCCGCCGTGGTGGTAATACGCCTCGGCCGGGGTGACGGCGGCCACGGCCAGCGTGGCGGCCAGCAACGCGCCGCTCAAGCGGATGCAGCCTTTCATGATGAGCCTCTTTCTGCTGGATTCATCGTTGCCGCCGACCCGCTGACGCCGGGCCGGCCGCGTCGAACGCCTGCGTCTCAGCCGTTGGCCGGCGCGGGCATCTCGAACTTGCCATGGGGCTTGCCGTGCGGGCGGTGCAGGTGGTCCATGGTCTTCTGCTGCTCAGGCGTCAGCTGGGCATAGAAGGTTTTCAGCGCGTCCAGATGCTTCTGCATCGCGTCCTGATGGCGCTGCATCATCCGCTCCATCTTTTCCGGCGCGGTCTCGTTTTCGTTCATCGGCGGCTTGGCCATCTTCTGCGGCTTCATCGATGCGGTGAAAGTCTGCCAGGCGGCCTCCTGCTGCGGCTGGATCTTCAGTTTGTCGTGCAGCATCTGCAGGTGCTTGGCGCGCATTTCCTCGCGTTTGGCCGGGTCCATGTGCCAGCCCTTGTGTTGCGGGGCGGCGGCCGGCGCGTCGTCGGCGTAGGCGGAGCCGGCGAGCAACAGGCCGGCGACGAGCAGGGGTTTGATCAGCTTGGTCATGGTCTTGTTCCTTCCGCTATCGGTTTGGGTGAATGCAGTATTGGCGGCAATTGTCAGGCTAGTTTTTCGCGAAAAA is a window encoding:
- a CDS encoding Spy/CpxP family protein refolding chaperone; its protein translation is MTKLIKPLLVAGLLLAGSAYADDAPAAAPQHKGWHMDPAKREEMRAKHLQMLHDKLKIQPQQEAAWQTFTASMKPQKMAKPPMNENETAPEKMERMMQRHQDAMQKHLDALKTFYAQLTPEQQKTMDHLHRPHGKPHGKFEMPAPANG
- a CDS encoding glycine zipper family protein, translating into MKTRYYALLLPPLLAACTTLPTGPTVAVMPAPGKPFEVFAQEEQQCRAYAAGNSVDGNQASSTNLATNMALGTVVGAAAGTLIGGNHQGAGVGAGMGLLAGTAVGGSNGAYAGYDAQTRYNIAYQQCMYAKGNQLPGQRLAPSYPPPRAGYPPPPPM